A window of the Butyricimonas virosa genome harbors these coding sequences:
- a CDS encoding efflux RND transporter permease subunit, protein MMNFTEYALKNRAFVYFFVFVLVVGGVYSFFTMSKLEDPAITVKQAMVVTAYPGASAYQVELEVTDVLEKAIRSMGDLDHVSSRSMDDVSEIMVELSSTVPLAELQQKWDILRRKVMGVQAQLPDGAQPSIVMDDFGDVYGMFYAMTSDGFDYQEMSDYAELVRRSVLDIDGVSSVDVYGERQSCINVEFLEDKMANMGVHPAEIIMTLNGQNKTVYSGYFDSGEKRVRVNVNGAYKEIEDIRNLLIKGHEQDQIRLSDVARVTKGYVKPEREGLLYDTLPAIAISIAMEEGGNILQLGKKVDAKLAELKEDIIPAGIDFQKVFFQPARVKSAINVFMVNLIESVVIVILVVMLFMGFRSGYIIGAGLVIVVLGSLLVLYMMHGTLQRVSLASFIVAMGMLVDNAIVITDGILVDLKKGIPKPAALVNITKKTAWPLLGATTIGILTFLPIFLSPDTTGEYVRDLFIVLAVSLWLSWILALAYVPIQADRGLRVKPGEVEDETKMYDTRVYRAFRNTLQFSVRHRVWVIGGIVLLLVVSMYLFRFVQQGFFPDLSYNQLYIEYKMPYGTNPQTVKRDLASIEEYLTSRPEITAVTTSLGGTPSRYNLVRTVAEPALSYGELIVDFTSPETLKSNIDSLQVYLSERYPEAYVRMKQYNLMYMDYPVQFMITGPDPAVLKRLCGEVEELMNEDSTTMLVTNDWGPMTPVLNVDYYQPIARVANLSREDVGLALLATTDGLPVGSYYEGEHDLPIYIKSMGKDGLRPGRLNNVPVWSLVPSTNMLSLETVKELMMGMISTDEVMTAVVGSTPLNQATNGITASWEVPVVRRYNGQRSISAQCNNAPGYTANDVRNSLLPKIEKLNIPPGYSTEWQGEYLASTQSKQYLFKNIPLGIVLVLAILIALFKDFKKPLMIILCLPLAIIGVVLGMLLAGKEFGFVAIVGALGLVGMMIKNGVVLVDEVDIQIRSGKDRFLALLDASSSRLRPVFLAAMTTILGMIPLINDDMFGALAVTIMGGLFIGTVITLVILPVFYSLFFKIKAD, encoded by the coding sequence ATGATGAATTTTACGGAATATGCTTTAAAGAATAGAGCTTTTGTCTACTTCTTTGTTTTCGTTTTGGTTGTTGGGGGGGTATACTCGTTTTTCACGATGAGTAAGTTGGAGGATCCGGCGATAACCGTGAAGCAGGCTATGGTGGTGACGGCCTATCCGGGAGCTTCTGCCTATCAAGTGGAGCTGGAAGTGACGGATGTATTGGAGAAGGCAATTCGTTCGATGGGAGACTTGGATCATGTTTCCTCTCGTTCGATGGATGACGTGTCGGAGATTATGGTAGAATTGAGTAGTACGGTCCCCTTGGCGGAGTTGCAACAGAAGTGGGATATATTGAGACGTAAAGTCATGGGAGTACAAGCTCAGCTACCGGATGGGGCCCAACCTTCCATCGTGATGGATGACTTCGGGGACGTGTACGGGATGTTTTATGCCATGACGTCCGATGGTTTTGATTATCAGGAAATGTCGGATTATGCTGAACTGGTTCGTCGTTCCGTGTTGGATATTGACGGGGTGAGCAGTGTGGATGTATATGGAGAACGTCAGTCCTGTATAAACGTGGAGTTTTTGGAGGATAAGATGGCTAACATGGGCGTGCATCCGGCAGAGATAATCATGACCCTGAACGGGCAGAATAAAACGGTTTACTCCGGTTATTTCGATAGTGGGGAAAAACGGGTTCGGGTGAACGTGAATGGAGCTTATAAGGAGATCGAGGATATTCGCAACCTGCTGATCAAGGGACACGAACAGGATCAAATCCGGTTGTCGGATGTGGCCCGTGTCACGAAAGGTTACGTGAAACCGGAGCGGGAAGGCTTGTTATATGATACCTTGCCGGCGATAGCGATTTCGATTGCTATGGAGGAAGGCGGGAATATCCTTCAACTGGGAAAGAAGGTAGATGCCAAATTGGCCGAGTTGAAAGAAGATATTATTCCGGCGGGGATTGATTTTCAAAAGGTATTTTTTCAACCGGCACGGGTGAAGAGTGCTATCAACGTGTTCATGGTGAACTTGATCGAATCGGTGGTTATCGTGATCTTGGTGGTCATGCTTTTCATGGGATTCCGGAGCGGGTATATCATAGGGGCCGGTCTGGTGATTGTTGTATTGGGCTCGTTGCTCGTGTTGTACATGATGCATGGGACATTGCAACGAGTTTCGTTGGCCTCGTTTATTGTGGCGATGGGAATGCTGGTGGATAATGCTATCGTGATCACGGATGGGATTCTCGTGGACCTAAAGAAGGGGATTCCCAAGCCGGCAGCCTTGGTGAATATCACGAAGAAGACTGCTTGGCCTTTGCTGGGAGCGACTACAATCGGGATTCTGACTTTCTTGCCTATATTTCTATCTCCTGATACCACGGGAGAGTATGTCCGGGATTTGTTTATCGTTCTGGCCGTGTCTTTGTGGTTGAGCTGGATTCTTGCCCTAGCGTATGTTCCTATACAGGCGGACCGGGGATTAAGAGTGAAGCCGGGAGAGGTGGAAGATGAAACGAAAATGTACGATACCCGGGTATATAGGGCTTTCCGGAATACGTTACAGTTTTCCGTGCGTCATCGGGTATGGGTGATTGGTGGAATTGTTCTGTTACTGGTTGTTAGTATGTATCTGTTCCGGTTCGTGCAACAGGGATTTTTCCCGGACTTGAGTTATAATCAGTTGTATATAGAATATAAAATGCCTTATGGGACGAATCCCCAGACGGTGAAACGGGATTTGGCTTCTATCGAGGAATATTTAACTAGTCGTCCGGAGATTACGGCTGTTACGACTAGTTTGGGAGGAACGCCTTCCCGGTATAATCTCGTACGAACGGTGGCAGAACCCGCTTTAAGTTACGGGGAGTTAATCGTGGATTTTACTTCTCCCGAGACATTGAAGTCGAATATCGATTCATTACAGGTATATCTTTCGGAGCGTTACCCGGAGGCATATGTCCGGATGAAGCAATATAATTTGATGTATATGGATTATCCGGTACAATTTATGATTACCGGTCCGGATCCTGCCGTGTTGAAACGTTTGTGCGGGGAGGTGGAGGAGTTGATGAATGAGGATTCCACGACGATGTTGGTGACGAATGACTGGGGACCGATGACGCCCGTGCTGAACGTGGATTATTATCAGCCGATAGCCCGTGTGGCGAACCTTTCCCGGGAGGATGTCGGGTTGGCTTTACTGGCCACCACGGACGGGTTGCCTGTCGGATCATATTACGAGGGGGAGCATGATTTGCCGATTTATATTAAAAGTATGGGTAAAGACGGGTTACGTCCGGGGCGTTTGAATAATGTTCCGGTATGGAGTCTTGTGCCTTCGACGAATATGTTGAGTCTGGAAACCGTGAAGGAGTTGATGATGGGAATGATTTCGACGGATGAGGTGATGACTGCCGTCGTGGGTTCTACTCCTTTGAACCAAGCGACAAACGGGATCACTGCTTCATGGGAGGTCCCGGTAGTTAGGCGGTATAACGGGCAGCGATCTATATCGGCACAGTGTAATAACGCACCCGGCTATACGGCAAATGACGTGCGGAATAGTTTGCTGCCCAAAATTGAAAAGTTGAATATTCCACCCGGTTATTCCACGGAATGGCAAGGGGAGTATTTGGCAAGCACGCAATCCAAACAGTATTTGTTTAAAAATATACCGTTGGGAATTGTTTTGGTGCTAGCTATCCTGATCGCTTTATTCAAGGATTTCAAGAAGCCGCTGATGATTATTCTTTGTTTACCCTTGGCGATTATCGGGGTTGTTTTGGGAATGTTGTTGGCCGGTAAGGAATTCGGGTTTGTGGCTATCGTTGGAGCCTTGGGATTGGTCGGAATGATGATTAAAAACGGGGTGGTATTGGTAGACGAGGTGGATATACAGATTCGATCGGGGAAAGATCGTTTCCTGGCTCTTTTGGATGCTTCTTCCTCTCGTTTACGTCCGGTCTTCTTGGCGGCGATGACTACGATCTTGGGGATGATACCCTTGATTAATGATGATATGTTCGGGGCTTTGGCCGTGACGATTATGGGCGGATTGTTTATCGGTACGGTGATTACTCTGGTGATTTTGCCGGTGTTCTATTCGTTGTTCTTTAAAATCAAAGCTGATTAA